The following proteins are encoded in a genomic region of Salinicoccus sp. RF5:
- a CDS encoding bifunctional 2-polyprenyl-6-hydroxyphenol methylase/3-demethylubiquinol 3-O-methyltransferase UbiG, protein MNHWDEKFDEEEYIYGKEPNEWIKSIFDKEGHGKVAMLAEGEGRNAVYMANLGYDVTAFDYSRVGLDKTRRLAQEAGVVVTTHLVDITETDALPQGEYDISINVFGHVPSDGKEEMIKNLVGTVKPGGEIVFELYSKRQIEFQTGGPKDIHMLYDVEGLRRELEKYNVEIVTLKEEILRRNEGRMHQGKSAVIQGHMRKV, encoded by the coding sequence ATGAATCATTGGGACGAGAAGTTTGACGAAGAGGAATACATCTATGGGAAGGAACCGAATGAATGGATAAAGTCCATCTTTGATAAAGAGGGACATGGAAAAGTTGCAATGCTCGCTGAAGGTGAGGGACGCAATGCTGTATATATGGCGAACCTTGGATATGATGTCACTGCCTTTGACTACTCACGGGTGGGTCTAGATAAAACCCGGAGATTGGCACAGGAGGCGGGAGTTGTTGTCACAACCCATCTTGTCGATATTACGGAGACGGATGCACTGCCTCAGGGTGAGTATGACATCAGCATCAATGTCTTCGGACATGTGCCATCGGACGGCAAGGAAGAAATGATCAAAAATTTGGTGGGGACAGTGAAGCCGGGTGGAGAGATCGTCTTTGAACTGTATTCGAAGCGGCAGATAGAATTCCAGACAGGCGGGCCAAAGGACATCCATATGCTCTATGATGTGGAGGGTCTTAGACGGGAGCTTGAAAAATACAACGTCGAAATCGTGACTCTCAAGGAAGAGATCCTCCGACGCAACGAGGGCAGGATGCATCAGGGCAAGAGTGCGGTGATACAGGGGCACATGAGAAAAGTATAG
- a CDS encoding recombinase family protein produces MNYGYARPVELIDSMDAQEQKLAEHAEKLYLEDHNDNKKRTQLNALLSAMKAGDTLYVTDLFILADSTKQLVDLVNTASAKETAIIILNKGLSIDSETSLTFSASLNLISEFQSDIVKFRTRLGMTEASSKGKPLGRPKRSDDNIKKAIEMYMSKKFTLDEIKKETNISRATLYRHLDL; encoded by the coding sequence ATGAACTATGGATATGCCCGGCCAGTGGAACTCATCGACTCCATGGACGCGCAGGAGCAGAAATTGGCAGAACATGCCGAAAAACTGTACCTGGAAGACCATAATGACAATAAAAAACGGACACAGCTCAATGCCCTGCTGTCAGCAATGAAGGCTGGCGACACCCTTTATGTGACAGATCTTTTCATATTGGCGGATTCCACAAAACAGCTCGTCGACCTGGTCAATACAGCGTCTGCCAAGGAAACAGCCATCATTATACTGAACAAGGGACTCTCCATAGATTCGGAGACCTCCCTCACCTTCAGCGCTTCACTCAACCTCATCTCCGAATTCCAGAGTGACATCGTCAAGTTCAGAACCCGTCTCGGCATGACCGAGGCATCATCCAAAGGCAAGCCGCTTGGCCGTCCGAAACGCAGTGATGATAACATTAAAAAAGCGATAGAGATGTACATGTCGAAAAAGTTCACACTTGATGAAATCAAGAAAGAGACGAATATCAGTCGTGCGACACTCTACCGCCACCTCGACCTGTAG
- a CDS encoding SulP family inorganic anion transporter, whose amino-acid sequence MIETLKKEWLTDPKTNILAGIVVALALIPEAIAFSIIAGVDPMVGLYASFIIAVSISILGGRPAMISAATGAIALLVTPLVREYGVEYLLAATLLMGLIQLILGILKIGKLMKFIPKSVMLGFVNALAIMIFMSQIEHIFGISISTYLYVGVTLLIVYVVPRFFKAVPAPLIAIVVLTALYLYMGADVRTVGDLGAIERSLPSFIIPDVPYTLETLRIILPFSISMAIVGLVESLLTAKIVDDATDSYSSKNRESRGQGISNIIAGFFGGMGGCAMIGQSIINVRSGATTRLSTFTAGMVLIFLIIVLGDLVVQVPMPILAGIMVMVSIGTFDWGSFKYMTRAPRTDVVVMVVTVSIVLMTHNLAIGVVAGVILSALFFATKISNVEVEKTESGNEVNYHIDGQVFFASVDTMMNQIDLDDEHRMIELDFTNAHIWDDSGVDAIDTMITKMRRKDNQVYIRNLNKDSRKIINELSMINKEELV is encoded by the coding sequence ATGATAGAGACTTTAAAGAAAGAATGGCTCACTGATCCAAAAACGAATATTCTGGCCGGTATTGTAGTGGCGCTTGCCCTTATTCCGGAAGCGATCGCCTTCTCGATCATCGCAGGGGTCGATCCGATGGTCGGATTGTATGCCTCATTCATCATAGCGGTATCCATTTCGATACTGGGCGGCCGCCCAGCCATGATATCCGCCGCAACGGGGGCAATCGCCCTGCTGGTAACCCCACTGGTCAGGGAATATGGAGTCGAATATCTGCTGGCTGCAACGCTGCTCATGGGACTGATCCAGCTGATCCTCGGTATACTTAAGATTGGGAAACTGATGAAGTTCATACCGAAATCGGTGATGCTCGGCTTCGTCAATGCACTTGCCATCATGATATTCATGTCACAGATCGAACACATCTTTGGGATTTCAATTTCCACTTACCTCTATGTAGGCGTAACACTGCTCATCGTCTATGTTGTTCCGCGTTTCTTCAAGGCGGTACCGGCACCACTCATCGCCATTGTCGTGCTGACGGCGCTATATCTGTACATGGGTGCCGATGTCAGGACTGTAGGAGACCTTGGAGCCATCGAGCGTTCACTCCCAAGTTTCATCATTCCGGATGTTCCGTACACATTGGAAACACTCCGGATCATCCTGCCATTCTCGATTTCAATGGCAATCGTTGGTCTGGTGGAAAGTCTGCTTACCGCGAAGATCGTCGATGATGCCACAGACTCCTACAGCAGCAAGAACCGTGAATCCCGTGGTCAGGGTATATCCAACATCATCGCCGGCTTCTTCGGCGGCATGGGAGGATGTGCAATGATCGGCCAGTCCATCATCAACGTAAGGTCTGGTGCAACGACACGTTTGTCCACCTTTACTGCGGGGATGGTGCTGATCTTCCTCATCATCGTCCTTGGCGACCTCGTCGTTCAGGTGCCGATGCCGATTCTGGCAGGCATCATGGTCATGGTGTCGATCGGAACGTTCGATTGGGGTTCATTCAAGTATATGACGAGAGCCCCGAGGACGGATGTCGTCGTCATGGTCGTGACCGTTTCAATCGTGCTGATGACACACAACCTGGCCATCGGTGTGGTCGCCGGGGTCATACTCAGTGCCCTCTTCTTTGCGACGAAGATTTCCAATGTTGAAGTGGAGAAGACTGAGTCGGGGAATGAAGTGAACTACCACATCGATGGTCAGGTCTTCTTCGCCTCTGTAGACACGATGATGAACCAGATCGATCTCGATGATGAGCACAGGATGATTGAACTCGATTTTACAAATGCACATATCTGGGATGACTCTGGTGTCGATGCGATCGATACGATGATCACCAAAATGAGGCGGAAGGATAATCAGGTATACATTAGAAACTTGAATAAGGACAGCCGTAAAATCATCAACGAACTCAGTATGATTAATAAAGAAGAACTGGTATAG
- a CDS encoding universal stress protein gives MYKSILLAADGSENSFRAAQEIRKFYNEGATVTILNVIGYSDSKSDVLHGSNSKSLERERLEKISDITNFFEENGINYETAFEHGEPKEAVVKVANSGDYDVVVLGTRGLNSLQEMVLGSVSHKVAKRANIPVMIVK, from the coding sequence ATGTACAAATCAATATTACTCGCTGCAGATGGCTCCGAGAACAGCTTCAGGGCAGCACAGGAAATCAGGAAGTTCTACAATGAAGGGGCAACAGTCACGATCTTAAATGTAATCGGATATTCGGATTCCAAATCTGATGTGCTGCACGGCTCCAACAGCAAGAGCCTGGAGCGTGAGCGTCTGGAGAAAATTTCGGATATAACAAACTTTTTCGAAGAAAACGGCATCAATTATGAGACGGCATTCGAACATGGAGAACCGAAGGAAGCAGTAGTGAAAGTCGCAAACTCCGGGGATTACGATGTAGTCGTACTTGGTACAAGAGGACTGAACAGCCTCCAGGAAATGGTGCTTGGAAGCGTCAGCCACAAAGTGGCAAAACGTGCGAATATTCCTGTTATGATTGTAAAATAG